TATTTTTATCTATACAAGCATATTTATTATTTGAAAAAGACTGAACAAAACTAACATCAAATAAAAAGTCTCTTGCATCCTTAAAAATAGGTTTTTGAACTAAATTTAACTTTTCATCAATATAACCAAATTTTTCATTTTCTTGAACAACAGCAAATTTATTATAAAACTTCGAAACTTTTTTAAAAACAGGTTTAAAAATCACTTTATCTAAAGAAATAATCCCAAAATAGTTATTATACTCATATAATAAATATTCATTTGCATTATTAGTATTTATACCATCAATAAAAGATAGTTGATTAAAAATTGGTTTTATTATAAACTTGTTTTCTTTACTACTAAAAACTCCATATTTTTCATTTTTACTTGTTATTATCAAATTATCTTTTGAGCTACAAGCAAGAAAAAATATAGAAATAAAAATAGATATAATTAGACTTCTTTTCATATAAAGTTTCCTTATTATTTTGGTACAGTTTGTATTTTGAACTCTACTCTTCTTGATAATTCTGAGTTTTCTAAGCCATCTTTATTTTTAATAGTTTCTAAAGAAGACTTTCCTTCTGGAAAAAAGTTCTTTTCTATCCAAATCATATTATCCTTAACTCTTTTATCATCAATACTTTTTATAAAACTATAAACATTTTGTGCTCTTTTTTGGGATAATTGCATATTTTTTTCAAACTTTTCTTCTTCACTTTTTGCACTACTATATTCTGATGATGTGTGCCCTTGAATTAAAACATTTACTATTTGATCTTTGTATTTATATAAAGTTTCAATATACCTTGGTATAAAAGATTCTAAGATTCCTTTATACTTTTCATTTAAGTCTAAACTTCCATATGAAAACATTGCTTGTGGATTTAGAAATCTAAATGTTAAAGTTTGTTTATCAAGTTGTGCATTCCAATTTTCTAAATCATCTTCAAACTCTTCATAAAGTGCTTCATAAAGTGAATTTAAAACATGAATAGAAAAAGTACTACTTTTTTCATCTATAAAATTTTCATTTTTTCCTACTACTTTTATTTTATAATCACCATTTTTTAAATATTTATCAATGTTTACACACCATGTATCATTTTTAACTTTGCCTTTAAACTCCATATCATTTAGATATAAATTAACTTCATCAATTTGATTTCCCAATATTTTCCCACAAATTTTTGGAGTACTGTCATTGATAATATAATACTCATTTATTTTAATTAAACTTTTTGGAAGCAATAAGTTTTCAACAAGACTTACAGTATCAATATCATTTATATTTTTATCTACATCATTAGCTTTAGCTTTATTTTCACAAAAGCTATTTATATTTTCACTCTCTAACATTTTTATTATTAATTGATCATTTGTTTTAACAGCATAATCAAAAGCTTTAAAGCCATACTTATCTTTAATATCACTTTTTGCTTTATTGCATAGTAATAATTTTGACATTTTTGTATAAGCATTTCTAGTAGAATCTAACAATGGAGTATCACCAAATTTATCAATACTATTAACTAAAGCTCCATTTTCAATTAATATGTTTGCAATTTCTAAATGATTAAATCTAGATGCCAAGTGAAGTGGGGTATATCCATATCTATCTTTTTTGTTTATGTCTAACTTATTTTGTAACAATAAAAAGTTCAATAATTCTATATCATTGATTCTTGCTGCATCATATATACTCATTTCTTTTAAAACACCCAGTTCATCAGTTTTTAAAAGATTATCTTTAAGTGTCAATTGTTTGTTTTTTTCAACATTCATACAACCATTAAAAAATATCCCTATAATAAAAATTGCCACAAATATTTTCATAAACTCTACCTCTCTGTTAATGCATTTTGTTTAACTTTTAATATTGGTTTTAAAATAAAATCCAAAATAGTTTTTTTACCAGTTACAATATCTACAGTTGCTACCATCCCAGGAATAATTGGAAGTTTTTCTCCATTTCTTTCTAAAAAGTTTTTATCCGTTCTTACAACAACCCTATAATAACTTTTTTCATCTTTTGATTCTTTATCCATTATACTGTCAGCTGAAATATCTACAATTTTTCCATCTAAACCACCATATATAGAAAAATCATAAGCTGTAATTTTTACAATAACTTTTAATTTTGGATGAATAAAAGCAATATCTTTTGGATCTATTTTTGCTTCTACAAGTAATGCTTCACTACTTGGAACAATCTCAATTAAATCCATCCCTGATTGTACAACTCCACCTATTGTATTAAGATATATTTGTTTTACAGTTCCATCTACAGGTGATGTTAAAACTGTTTTTGCAACTTTATCTCTATCTGAAACTAGCTTTGCTTTAAATTTATTTAATTCACCTAAAGTTTTTTGTAATAAATCAGAAGCTTCACTTTTAAAAATATTTATTTTTTCATCAATTTTAAAATTAATCTCTTCAATTGCTGATTTTGAACGAGGAATTGATAATAATGCAGCTTCTAAATCACCACTTACTTTATTGTACTCTTTCTCAATATCCAATACATCATAAGTAGACTTTGCACCTCTTTGTGCAAGTCTTTGTATTGTCTTTCTTTGCTCTTTTATAATTCTATAACTTTTCTTTAAATTTGTAACTGTATTTTCAATCTCTTTTAATTCTTGTTTTTTTTGTTCTAATTGATTTTGCAATACTTTAACAGATGATTTTAGTTCTCTTACTCTACTTTTAAAAAGTTGCCTTTCAGAAGCTGCGTATTCAGGTGCAATTTCTAAAATTTCTTCTGGAAAATTTAATTTTGGAATTTTTTTTGTTATATCTAATTTAGATTCAACTTCAAGTCTAACCCTAACTGCTAAAAGACCTAAATATGCTTGTTTATTCTCTTCAAAAGAAGCTTGAAACCTAGTTGTATCAATTTTTATTAAAGGGTCACCTTTTTGAACCATTTGACCTTGTTTAATTAAAATATCAGAAATAACACCACCATCAAATGATTGTACTTGTTGAATCTTGTCTGATGGGATAACTTTACCCTCACCTCTTGCTAATTCATCAATTTGTGAAAAGGAAGCCCAAATAACAAAAGCTGTAAAAATTAATGTAATCATTATAAATACTATTTTTGAGATATTTGTAGGTTCTTCATTTGCATAACTATAGCTTGTATATACAAAGTTCATATCATCATTAGATGAATCTTCTAATCCAAATATAGATTTGAATCTATTTTTTAAACTATCATTTTTTTTATTTTCAAAATTCTCTTTTTTAGATTGAGGGATTGAACTATTTTGCCCCTCATTAATAATCTTTTTAATATCTTCTTGTTCTTCCATGATTATTTACCTAACTTATTAAATACTTCTTCTTTTGGTCCATCAAGTATTATTTTACCATCTTCTACAATTATCACCCTATCAACTAATTGCAACAATGAAGTTTTATGAGTAACTACTATTAAAGTTTTATCTTCAATAATATTTTTTATTCTATCTATAAACATTTTTTCTGTTTGCCTATCCATAGAGTTTGTAGGTTCATCTAGCATTAAAATATTTGGATTAGAAATAAGTGCCCTTGCAAGTGTAACAGCTTGTCTTTCACCACCACTTAAGCCCTCACCTCTTTCTCCTACAATTAAATCATATCCAGCTTCATGTTTACCTAAAAACTCATTTAAACCAGCAACTTTTGAAGCTCTTAATAGCTCTTCATCAGAAACATACTGCTCTCCAATTGTAATATTATCTTTAATTGTACCCATAAATAAAAATGGTTCTTGAGGAACTGCACCTATTGCTTGCCTTAAATCAACTGGATCTATTTGTCTAATATCTACACTATCAATTAAAACGGAACCTTTATTTGGTTCATATAAACTCATAATTAATTTTAACAGTGTTGATTTACCTGAACCAATTTTTCCTAAAACAGCTACTCTTTCGCCTTGTTTTATTTTTAGATTTATATCTTTTAAGGTTTGATGATTTTGATCTTTATAGGCAAACTGAACATCTTTAAACTCAATAGTTCCTGATAAATTTGGTCTGCTTATATAAGTTTTATTCTCTTTTTCAACTGGCATTTTCATAACTTCATCAAGATTTTCTAAAGAAAGCATTGTTTTGTCATATTTTATTATCATTCCAACAAGTTGTGAAACAGGTGAGATAACTCTACCATTTAATATCATTGCTGCAATAATAGCACCCATTGTCATCTCTCCCTCACTTGCAAGATAAACACCAGCTGCTACAATTAATATATTTGAAAACTGTGAAATAAAAGCAGTGAAAAAAGTAATCGTTTGAGATAAAAATTGTCCCTTGTCTGCATAATGGATTGTTTTATTAACTGATTGATCCCAATGTGTTCTCATTCTATTTTGGGCTCTAATACTTTTTATAATCTCTAAACCTGTTACAGTTTCAATTAAAGTTGTATGTTTTATTTGTTCTTCTTTTACTGACTTTTCAATTATCTCTTTTAAAGGTCTTTGCATATACCAAGAAACCAACATAGAAATTACAACTGTAGCAATTGTAATATAACCTAAGGGTCCACCAATATAAAAAATCACTATGATAAAAATAATAACAAAAGGGAGATCAACAGCAGCAGCAATAGTAGCGCTTGTAAAAAACTCTCTTACACTTTCAAAAGATTGTAATCTACTTACAAATTGTCCTGTAGAAGCTGGTTTTGCATTGATTTTGATATTTAGTAGTTGATTAAATATTCTATTTGAAATAACAGTATCTGCTCTTTTACTTGCAACTCCTAAAAAGTATGACCTTAACATTTTTAAAATAAAATCAAAAAGCATTACTAAAGATATTCCAATAAATAAAACCCAAAGTGTTTCTAATGCATTATTTGGCAAAACTCTATCATAAACATTCATAGTAAATAAAGGTGTTGCAAGAATAAAAAGATTTATAAAAAGAGATACAATAATTACTTGCTTATAAATTCCCCTATTACGCTTTAATGTTCCCCAAAACCAATCTTTGGGTTGATCAATAACAACCTCTTTTTCAACTTTGTTATTAAAAGAGAATTCAGGTTTAATAATAATCAAACTTCCAGTATATTCAGACTGTAACTTCTCCATACTCATAGTTGTTACACCCTTACTAAGTCCTGGTAAGATAACTTGTGCTTCACCATTGTTTATATCATAATCAAGTAAAACACAAGATCTATCTTTTTCAAGTAATAAAACAGAAGGCAATGCTAATTTTGTAATATTTGGAATATCCCTTTTTACAACTTTTGTTGTAAAGCCTATTCTTTGGGAAGCTTGTAAAAACATATCAACATTCATTGAAGATTTATGAATAGGTAGTCCAAAAGTTAAAGATTCAGCTGATGTTTCTCTTTTGTGATATTTTGATAAAAAAATCAAACACTCAAGTAAACTATCAACTTCTCTTCTATCTTTTAAATTTTTTAAGCTTTGCTCATCTTGATTTGTATTAATATCTGGTGTACTCAAAAGCCTACCTTTTTAAATTTAAATTAAATTTATTATACAATTAAATTTATAAAGGTATAATTTCATCTCTTTTATAAGACCCAAATTATGATTCAAGAAGTTCTTTTAACTCATCAGAAAACTCTTCTTTTTTCCTATCAGGTGAAATTTTATAAACTTTTGCTTTTATATTTTTACAGTTTTGATTTTTTGATTTTAAAACTGTATCTCCTAATATTGACAAATTATAAAGTAAGTCATAATAGTTATCATATAAAGCATATTCTCTTTGAATTAAACTTTGAATTGATTGATAAAGTTCTGTTTGAGCATTTAAAATATCAACAAATGTTCTAGTTCCTGCTTCAAACTCATTTTTATATACTTCAACTATATTTGCATTTGCATCAATATATTTTTTAAGTGTATCAACTCTTTTTTTATTATTTTGATATTTTAAATACTGGTTCTTTATCTCTTCTACAATTTTATCTGTTATTACATCTAAACTCTTTTTTTGCTCTTGTAAAAAAACTCTTTCTTGCTTATCTTTTATATTATTTACACCACCATTGTATAAATTCCAATCAAAATTAAGCCTTGCATATGTTTCATCTTCTCTACCATTTTCATCTAATTCTAAATCATCATCAATACTTGTTCGAAGTTCAAAACTAATTGTTGGTAAAAAAGAGGCTTTATTTTGTGCTATTTTTTCCCTTTGAACTTTTATTTTTTCAATTTGCTCTTTAATTTGATAATTACTAAGAACTGCTTTTTTTAGTAAAGTTTCCATATTTGAAGGAAGTACACTTTCATCAATAGCT
The window above is part of the Malaciobacter marinus genome. Proteins encoded here:
- a CDS encoding WG repeat-containing protein; the encoded protein is MKRSLIISIFISIFFLACSSKDNLIITSKNEKYGVFSSKENKFIIKPIFNQLSFIDGINTNNANEYLLYEYNNYFGIISLDKVIFKPVFKKVSKFYNKFAVVQENEKFGYIDEKLNLVQKPIFKDARDFLFDVSFVQSFSNNKYACIDKNMNLITDFSYDEIYSFSNGFVRFKKDNKWGFLNRKCEEVVLAKYDFVYDFIDGVAKVIDGEKIYFLKQDNLK
- a CDS encoding ankyrin repeat domain-containing protein, coding for MKIFVAIFIIGIFFNGCMNVEKNKQLTLKDNLLKTDELGVLKEMSIYDAARINDIELLNFLLLQNKLDINKKDRYGYTPLHLASRFNHLEIANILIENGALVNSIDKFGDTPLLDSTRNAYTKMSKLLLCNKAKSDIKDKYGFKAFDYAVKTNDQLIIKMLESENINSFCENKAKANDVDKNINDIDTVSLVENLLLPKSLIKINEYYIINDSTPKICGKILGNQIDEVNLYLNDMEFKGKVKNDTWCVNIDKYLKNGDYKIKVVGKNENFIDEKSSTFSIHVLNSLYEALYEEFEDDLENWNAQLDKQTLTFRFLNPQAMFSYGSLDLNEKYKGILESFIPRYIETLYKYKDQIVNVLIQGHTSSEYSSAKSEEEKFEKNMQLSQKRAQNVYSFIKSIDDKRVKDNMIWIEKNFFPEGKSSLETIKNKDGLENSELSRRVEFKIQTVPK
- a CDS encoding HlyD family type I secretion periplasmic adaptor subunit, with the translated sequence MEEQEDIKKIINEGQNSSIPQSKKENFENKKNDSLKNRFKSIFGLEDSSNDDMNFVYTSYSYANEEPTNISKIVFIMITLIFTAFVIWASFSQIDELARGEGKVIPSDKIQQVQSFDGGVISDILIKQGQMVQKGDPLIKIDTTRFQASFEENKQAYLGLLAVRVRLEVESKLDITKKIPKLNFPEEILEIAPEYAASERQLFKSRVRELKSSVKVLQNQLEQKKQELKEIENTVTNLKKSYRIIKEQRKTIQRLAQRGAKSTYDVLDIEKEYNKVSGDLEAALLSIPRSKSAIEEINFKIDEKINIFKSEASDLLQKTLGELNKFKAKLVSDRDKVAKTVLTSPVDGTVKQIYLNTIGGVVQSGMDLIEIVPSSEALLVEAKIDPKDIAFIHPKLKVIVKITAYDFSIYGGLDGKIVDISADSIMDKESKDEKSYYRVVVRTDKNFLERNGEKLPIIPGMVATVDIVTGKKTILDFILKPILKVKQNALTER
- a CDS encoding type I secretion system permease/ATPase — protein: MSTPDINTNQDEQSLKNLKDRREVDSLLECLIFLSKYHKRETSAESLTFGLPIHKSSMNVDMFLQASQRIGFTTKVVKRDIPNITKLALPSVLLLEKDRSCVLLDYDINNGEAQVILPGLSKGVTTMSMEKLQSEYTGSLIIIKPEFSFNNKVEKEVVIDQPKDWFWGTLKRNRGIYKQVIIVSLFINLFILATPLFTMNVYDRVLPNNALETLWVLFIGISLVMLFDFILKMLRSYFLGVASKRADTVISNRIFNQLLNIKINAKPASTGQFVSRLQSFESVREFFTSATIAAAVDLPFVIIFIIVIFYIGGPLGYITIATVVISMLVSWYMQRPLKEIIEKSVKEEQIKHTTLIETVTGLEIIKSIRAQNRMRTHWDQSVNKTIHYADKGQFLSQTITFFTAFISQFSNILIVAAGVYLASEGEMTMGAIIAAMILNGRVISPVSQLVGMIIKYDKTMLSLENLDEVMKMPVEKENKTYISRPNLSGTIEFKDVQFAYKDQNHQTLKDINLKIKQGERVAVLGKIGSGKSTLLKLIMSLYEPNKGSVLIDSVDIRQIDPVDLRQAIGAVPQEPFLFMGTIKDNITIGEQYVSDEELLRASKVAGLNEFLGKHEAGYDLIVGERGEGLSGGERQAVTLARALISNPNILMLDEPTNSMDRQTEKMFIDRIKNIIEDKTLIVVTHKTSLLQLVDRVIIVEDGKIILDGPKEEVFNKLGK
- a CDS encoding TolC family protein; amino-acid sequence: MKKLLLTYCIFILLGTSSYGFSLKDSVQKTLVSNPDVIAERKNQEAYRYYVDEKQSKYLPTLDFNAYLEKSRVKDKYDDREHTDNRKDGYNAALVLRQLIYDGGLTPSEISEMKHQDLANKYRSLNAIENIVLETTKAYTTLVKYDELIALSDGMIKTNQNNLTIAKEKEQISGEVLETYQVSSKLHFATDKFYEEQSNRQDQLNALKKYVGVDITQKVCRPAIDESVLPSNMETLLKKAVLSNYQIKEQIEKIKVQREKIAQNKASFLPTISFELRTSIDDDLELDENGREDETYARLNFDWNLYNGGVNNIKDKQERVFLQEQKKSLDVITDKIVEEIKNQYLKYQNNKKRVDTLKKYIDANANIVEVYKNEFEAGTRTFVDILNAQTELYQSIQSLIQREYALYDNYYDLLYNLSILGDTVLKSKNQNCKNIKAKVYKISPDRKKEEFSDELKELLES